One genomic region from Chthonomonas calidirosea T49 encodes:
- the rsmG gene encoding 16S rRNA (guanine(527)-N(7))-methyltransferase RsmG, with product MLTMEQRRRLVEGAKQFGISLEEWHCDQFATFGALLYETNKFVNLTRIPVDQMVELHFLDSLAISKVLQLSAGSSLLDVGTGAGFPGIPLAIAFPRVHFVLIDGTRKKVEFVRMVIESLALRNVSVFHYRAEDFAKIPSNRSVFDFAVARAVAPMERLLPWLLPFVKAGGYAVAYKGSSVDAELDKLRIAIKTFNGSIERVVSVALPFIEIERKFVLVRKQSSS from the coding sequence ATGCTGACGATGGAACAGCGCAGACGACTCGTAGAAGGAGCCAAACAGTTTGGCATATCTCTGGAAGAGTGGCATTGTGATCAGTTTGCGACTTTTGGAGCTCTTCTATATGAGACAAACAAATTTGTAAATCTTACCCGTATACCTGTGGATCAGATGGTTGAACTTCATTTCTTGGATTCTCTGGCAATTTCCAAGGTCTTGCAGTTGTCTGCTGGATCGAGCCTACTTGACGTAGGAACTGGTGCTGGATTTCCAGGTATTCCGCTAGCCATCGCCTTTCCGCGTGTCCACTTTGTGCTGATCGATGGGACGCGTAAAAAAGTTGAGTTCGTGCGCATGGTCATTGAAAGTCTCGCTCTCAGAAATGTGAGTGTTTTTCACTACAGGGCCGAAGATTTTGCTAAAATTCCTTCTAATCGCAGTGTATTTGACTTTGCCGTTGCCAGGGCGGTTGCTCCTATGGAACGCCTGCTGCCGTGGCTTCTACCGTTTGTCAAGGCCGGGGGATATGCTGTTGCCTATAAGGGGAGCAGTGTAGATGCAGAGCTAGATAAGTTGAGAATAGCGATTAAGACCTTTAACGGCTCTATAGAACGTGTCGTCTCTGTTGCGCTACCATTCATCGAAATTGAAAGGAAGTTTGTCCTTGTGCGAAAGCAGAGTAGCTCTTAA